The following are encoded together in the Phenylobacterium sp. NIBR 498073 genome:
- the ahcY gene encoding adenosylhomocysteinase → MTDYVVKDITLADFGRKEIAIAETEMPGLMAVRAEFGKDQPLKGARIAGSLHMTIQTAVLIQTLEALGAEVRWASCNIFSTQDHAAAAIAANGTPVFAIKGENLVEYWEYAHRIFEWADGGYPNLILDDGGDATLLCVLGPKAEKDPSVLNNPQNEEEEALYAVMKRYLKEKPGFYSAIRDAIGGVSEETTTGVHRLYQMAERGELPFPAINVNDSVTKSKFDNLYGCRESLVDAIRRGTDVMLSGKVAVVLGYGDVGKGSAASLRNGGARVIVTEIDPICALQAAMEGYEVQTMEDVADKADIFVTATGNKDVLTVDHMRRMRNNAIVCNIGHFDSEIQIAGLRNFKWDEIKPQVHHVEFPDGKKIIVLSEGRLVNLGNATGHPSFVMSASFTNQTLAQIELWTNKSKYETKVYTLPKHLDEKVAFLHLEKLGAKLTTLSKDQADYIGVPTAGPFKPDHYRY, encoded by the coding sequence ATGACCGACTATGTCGTGAAAGACATCACCCTGGCCGACTTCGGTCGCAAGGAAATCGCGATCGCCGAAACCGAGATGCCGGGCCTGATGGCCGTGCGCGCCGAGTTCGGCAAGGACCAGCCGCTGAAGGGCGCCCGCATCGCCGGCTCCCTGCACATGACCATCCAGACCGCCGTGCTGATCCAGACCCTGGAAGCGCTCGGCGCCGAAGTCCGCTGGGCCTCGTGCAACATCTTCTCGACCCAGGACCACGCCGCCGCGGCCATCGCCGCCAACGGCACCCCGGTCTTCGCGATCAAGGGCGAGAACCTGGTCGAGTACTGGGAATACGCCCATCGCATCTTCGAATGGGCTGACGGCGGCTACCCGAACCTGATCCTCGACGACGGCGGCGACGCCACCCTGCTCTGCGTGCTTGGCCCGAAGGCCGAGAAGGACCCCTCGGTCCTGAACAACCCGCAGAACGAGGAAGAAGAAGCGCTCTACGCGGTGATGAAGCGCTACCTGAAGGAAAAGCCGGGCTTCTATTCGGCGATCCGCGACGCCATCGGCGGCGTGTCGGAAGAAACCACCACGGGCGTGCACCGCCTGTACCAGATGGCCGAGCGCGGCGAGCTGCCGTTCCCCGCCATCAACGTCAACGACAGCGTCACCAAGTCGAAGTTCGACAACCTGTACGGCTGCCGTGAGAGCCTGGTCGACGCCATCCGTCGCGGCACCGACGTCATGCTGTCGGGCAAGGTCGCGGTCGTGCTCGGCTACGGCGACGTCGGCAAGGGCTCGGCCGCTTCGCTGCGCAACGGCGGCGCCCGCGTCATCGTCACCGAAATCGACCCGATCTGCGCCCTGCAGGCGGCGATGGAAGGCTACGAAGTCCAGACCATGGAAGACGTCGCCGACAAGGCCGACATCTTCGTCACCGCCACCGGCAACAAGGACGTCCTGACGGTCGACCACATGCGCCGGATGCGCAACAACGCCATCGTCTGCAACATCGGCCACTTCGACTCCGAAATTCAGATCGCCGGCCTGCGCAACTTCAAGTGGGACGAGATCAAGCCGCAGGTCCACCACGTGGAGTTCCCGGACGGCAAGAAGATCATCGTGCTGTCGGAAGGCCGCCTGGTGAACCTCGGCAACGCCACCGGCCACCCGAGCTTCGTGATGTCGGCCTCGTTCACCAACCAGACCCTGGCCCAGATCGAGCTGTGGACCAACAAGTCCAAGTACGAGACCAAGGTCTACACCCTGCCCAAGCACCTGGATGAGAAGGTCGCCTTCCTCCACCTGGAAAAGCTGGGCGCCAAGCTGACCACCCTCTCCAAGGACCAGGCCGACTACATCGGCGTGCCGACCGCCGGCCCGTTCAAGCCGGACCACTACCGCTACTGA